One stretch of Streptomyces agglomeratus DNA includes these proteins:
- a CDS encoding LLM class flavin-dependent oxidoreductase, giving the protein MNLESVVRVSVCILPDRPFREAAETWRRAEELGFHAAYSYDHITWAGLPDSAWYGAMPTLAAAAGVTSRIRLGTLVTSPNYRHPVPLAHDVITLDAISEGRFVLGYGAGSPDADAFVLGQGERGKGWSVQERGGRYRESVELLDRLLTGAPDGRKQTTFLGRYYEAIDARLEPGCVQRPRVPFVLAANGPLGMRTVARYGASWVVTDQGDVPRHERTAAWTWSVLARRMEQLDAACEQEGRDPKSLDRTLLTGFSLLPTMESAQAFEDVAGRCAELGFTDVVVHYPRESGFFATPRHVIEEIAPAHR; this is encoded by the coding sequence ATGAATCTGGAGTCCGTTGTGCGCGTCAGCGTCTGCATCCTGCCCGACCGTCCGTTCCGGGAGGCGGCCGAGACCTGGCGGCGCGCCGAGGAACTGGGCTTCCACGCCGCTTACAGCTACGACCACATCACCTGGGCCGGGCTGCCGGACAGTGCCTGGTACGGTGCGATGCCCACGCTGGCGGCCGCCGCCGGGGTCACCTCGCGGATCAGGCTCGGCACGTTGGTGACCTCGCCGAACTACCGGCACCCGGTGCCGCTCGCGCACGACGTCATCACCCTGGACGCCATCAGCGAGGGCCGGTTCGTACTCGGCTACGGCGCCGGCTCGCCCGACGCCGACGCCTTCGTGCTCGGCCAGGGCGAGCGCGGCAAGGGCTGGTCGGTGCAGGAACGCGGCGGCCGGTACCGGGAGTCCGTGGAACTGCTGGACCGGCTGCTGACCGGGGCGCCCGACGGCCGGAAGCAGACCACCTTCCTCGGCCGCTACTACGAGGCGATCGACGCCCGGCTGGAGCCGGGCTGCGTGCAACGGCCCCGCGTGCCCTTCGTGCTGGCGGCGAACGGTCCGCTGGGGATGCGGACCGTCGCGCGGTACGGCGCGTCGTGGGTCGTCACCGACCAGGGGGACGTCCCCCGGCACGAGCGGACGGCGGCCTGGACCTGGTCCGTCCTCGCACGCCGGATGGAGCAGCTGGACGCCGCGTGCGAGCAGGAGGGCCGTGACCCCAAGTCCCTGGACCGGACGCTGCTGACCGGGTTCTCGCTGCTGCCGACGATGGAGTCGGCGCAGGCGTTCGAGGACGTCGCGGGGCGGTGTGCGGAGCTGGGCTTCACCGACGTCGTGGTCCACTACCCGCGCGAGTCCGGGTTCTTCGCCACTCCCCGGCACGTCATCGAGGAGATCGCGCCCGCGCACCGCTGA
- a CDS encoding SCO4226 family nickel-binding protein — protein sequence MTTFMDVHHGMKGITSDELSAAHRADLEIEAEEGVHFERAWADPEAGVVYCLSEAPSADAVQRVHERTGHPASEIHPVPLSV from the coding sequence ATGACCACATTCATGGACGTCCACCACGGAATGAAGGGCATCACGTCCGACGAGCTCTCGGCGGCCCACCGGGCCGACCTGGAGATCGAGGCGGAGGAAGGCGTGCACTTCGAGAGGGCCTGGGCCGACCCCGAGGCCGGAGTCGTGTACTGCCTCTCCGAGGCGCCCTCCGCCGACGCGGTGCAGCGGGTACACGAACGAACCGGTCACCCGGCTTCCGAAATCCACCCCGTGCCGCTGTCCGTCTAG
- a CDS encoding alpha/beta fold hydrolase, translating into MTDFVLVPGAWHGAWTFEPLARQLRAHGHQAYPLTLTGVGDRRHLISASVNLDTHVDDVVNVLTDQQVTNAVLVGHSYGGMVITGAADRVPGRVAGLVYVDAVVPGDGDSCWSLVTERERAWYLDGAGETGYTSAPLPFFDARATPHPLASLLQSIRLEGGLDRFRSRDYVYATGWDGRSPFSGLYERLLGDPAWRTHAVASGHNVMGDAPDELLKILLTAGRD; encoded by the coding sequence ATGACCGATTTCGTCCTCGTACCCGGCGCCTGGCACGGGGCATGGACCTTCGAACCGCTGGCCCGGCAGCTCCGGGCACACGGCCACCAGGCGTACCCCCTCACGCTCACCGGAGTGGGGGACCGCAGGCACCTGATCAGCGCCTCGGTCAACCTCGACACCCATGTCGACGACGTCGTCAACGTCCTGACGGACCAGCAGGTCACCAACGCCGTGCTGGTCGGCCACAGCTACGGCGGCATGGTGATCACCGGCGCCGCCGACCGCGTCCCCGGGCGGGTGGCCGGGCTGGTCTACGTCGACGCCGTGGTTCCCGGGGACGGGGACTCGTGCTGGTCGCTCGTCACCGAACGGGAACGCGCCTGGTACCTCGACGGCGCGGGCGAGACCGGCTACACCAGCGCGCCGCTGCCCTTCTTCGACGCCCGGGCCACCCCGCACCCGCTGGCCTCCCTGCTCCAGTCGATCCGCCTGGAGGGCGGTCTCGACCGGTTCCGGAGCCGGGACTACGTCTACGCCACCGGCTGGGACGGGCGGTCCCCGTTCAGCGGCCTCTACGAACGGCTCCTCGGCGACCCCGCCTGGCGCACACACGCGGTGGCGTCCGGTCACAACGTGATGGGGGACGCTCCCGACGAGCTGCTGAAGATCCTCCTGACGGCCGGGCGGGACTAG
- a CDS encoding NADP-dependent oxidoreductase has translation MRAIGQDEFGGPAVLKVVEVERPEPGPAEVLVRVHAAGVNPTDSWHRASGGLAGAVIRLGWDVSGVVEAVGLGVTTLAPGDEVFGMPRHPLPAGTYAEYVTSPARHLVRKPARLTHVEAAALPLAALTAWQALVDVADVRPGQRVLIHAAAGGVGHLAVQIAKARGAYVIGTARSAKHDFLRGLGADEPVDYTRTDFETAIEPVDVVIDAIGGAYGPRSLRTLRPGGVLVALASPAEAYLADEARPLGLRAAFMAVEADHAGMREIAALAGKGLLRPEIDTVFPLEHAAKAHELADGRRTTGKIVLSVTD, from the coding sequence ATGCGTGCGATCGGTCAGGATGAATTCGGCGGGCCAGCGGTGCTCAAGGTCGTCGAGGTGGAGCGCCCGGAACCCGGGCCGGCCGAGGTGCTGGTGCGGGTGCACGCGGCGGGAGTCAACCCGACCGACTCCTGGCACCGGGCCTCCGGCGGGCTGGCCGGCGCGGTGATCCGGCTCGGCTGGGACGTCTCGGGCGTGGTCGAGGCGGTCGGCCTCGGGGTGACCACGCTGGCCCCCGGCGACGAGGTGTTCGGCATGCCGCGCCACCCTCTCCCGGCGGGCACGTACGCGGAGTACGTCACCTCCCCCGCCCGGCACCTGGTCCGCAAGCCGGCCCGCCTGACCCATGTGGAGGCCGCCGCGCTGCCGTTGGCCGCGCTCACCGCCTGGCAGGCCCTGGTGGACGTCGCGGACGTGCGGCCCGGCCAGAGAGTGCTGATCCACGCGGCGGCGGGCGGCGTCGGCCACCTCGCCGTACAGATCGCCAAGGCCCGAGGCGCGTACGTGATCGGCACGGCCCGCTCGGCGAAGCACGACTTCCTGCGCGGCCTCGGCGCGGACGAACCGGTCGACTACACCCGGACCGACTTCGAGACCGCCATCGAACCGGTCGACGTCGTCATCGACGCGATCGGCGGCGCGTACGGGCCGCGCTCGCTGCGCACCCTCCGCCCGGGCGGCGTACTCGTAGCCCTCGCCTCTCCGGCCGAGGCGTACCTCGCCGACGAGGCCCGTCCGCTCGGCCTGCGCGCCGCCTTCATGGCGGTGGAAGCGGACCACGCGGGTATGCGGGAGATCGCCGCGCTGGCCGGGAAGGGGCTGCTGCGGCCCGAGATCGACACGGTCTTCCCGTTGGAGCACGCGGCCAAGGCGCACGAGCTCGCCGACGGCCGGCGCACCACCGGCAAGATCGTCCTGTCCGTCACCGACTGA
- a CDS encoding GlxA family transcriptional regulator, translating to MHRVVVLALEGVYPFELSIPVRIFGTATGPDGEALYEVSTCSLDGGPVTTSADFTIAVAHGSEALGRADTLVVPPFTCGPGEEREWLSDELAQALGLLPAGARIVSICTASYVLAAAGLLDGRPATTHWNEADHFQRAFPQIQVDANVLFVDDGQVLTAAGVAAGVDLCLHLVRRDHGSDIANRVARLCVVPPWREGGQAQYIERPVPRPSTAGTAPTRAWALGQLHRPLPLAELAEHARMSVRTFCRRFRDEVGMPPGQWLAQQRVEHARRLLETTDLPVDQVAAHAGFGTAVSLRQHLSATIGVSPTAYRQAFRTG from the coding sequence ATGCATCGTGTTGTGGTCCTGGCCCTCGAAGGGGTCTATCCCTTCGAACTGAGCATTCCCGTAAGGATCTTCGGCACCGCCACCGGCCCCGACGGCGAGGCGCTGTACGAGGTGTCCACGTGCAGCCTGGACGGCGGGCCCGTCACCACGAGCGCCGACTTCACCATCGCCGTGGCCCACGGGAGCGAGGCACTCGGGCGCGCGGACACCCTGGTCGTGCCGCCCTTCACCTGCGGCCCCGGCGAGGAACGGGAGTGGCTCTCCGACGAGTTGGCCCAGGCACTCGGGCTGCTGCCCGCCGGGGCGCGCATCGTCTCGATCTGCACCGCCTCCTACGTCCTGGCCGCAGCCGGCCTGCTCGACGGCCGTCCCGCCACCACCCACTGGAACGAGGCCGACCACTTCCAGCGGGCCTTCCCGCAGATCCAGGTCGACGCGAACGTCCTGTTCGTCGACGACGGTCAGGTCCTCACGGCGGCGGGTGTCGCCGCCGGGGTCGATCTCTGCCTGCATCTGGTACGCCGCGACCACGGCAGCGACATCGCCAACCGGGTGGCCCGGCTCTGTGTCGTACCCCCGTGGCGGGAGGGCGGCCAGGCCCAGTACATCGAGCGCCCGGTACCGCGCCCGTCGACCGCCGGCACCGCGCCGACCCGCGCATGGGCCCTGGGGCAGCTCCACCGGCCCCTGCCCCTCGCCGAGCTGGCGGAGCACGCCCGCATGAGCGTGCGGACCTTCTGCCGGCGCTTCAGGGACGAGGTGGGAATGCCGCCCGGCCAGTGGCTCGCCCAGCAACGGGTCGAGCACGCCCGGCGGCTCCTGGAGACCACCGATCTGCCGGTGGACCAGGTCGCCGCCCACGCCGGCTTCGGCACCGCCGTCTCGCTCCGCCAGCACCTGTCCGCCACCATCGGGGTCTCCCCCACGGCGTACCGCCAGGCTTTCCGCACGGGGTGA
- a CDS encoding prolyl oligopeptidase family serine peptidase — MAPDARNPLIEERRGRQPRTAPAAPARAAAVPTGTPGPPGRPASGGPPPFTSTAPATVPLPDARGLRDAPAPLVVHGCWYPSADPTGEHVAFICDRGGVPQLWTSTADGTEAHLLDSDPDPVTEVSWSPDGHWIAYTSAPGGGEHTRVLCVRPDGTGRRVLAGAEPGQFAHLGCWTRDGAALAVTVAEPAAAPLEHGPAAHVPDEAPTDVYAAAPPPGWAERDGRATLLGAGGRGEAGPAAPPANGGLAAYLVDPEGTVAPVLLAAEAGAASLRVCDISADGRLALLRHGPRGRREAMVVRTADARTAGVVPVADGDPWIGRFAPDARTLWLRSDADRELPVLLAATLGADGECLGLRAAAEREAAGLELLTVCADGTSAVLAWNVHGASELETVALPGAGDGGASSARAVPLPHEVVTRIAASGPDGMFLALSGSRRRPGVWRLPDGATPVRTGWSARDEDAAPPGRPPVRPEPVRLRARDGLPLGGWYYRAPGRDPGRPAPCVIHLHGGPEEQERPVFNPLYHELLGRGLDVFAPDVRGSSGWGRSFVDADLGTGRFAAIDDVADCAAHAVGAGLADPTRLAVMGRSYGGYLVLASLVWHPDLFRTGVAVCGMSDFATFFAGTEQWIAQSAAAKYGHPEHDRELLRALSPMSRVDALRAPLLAVHGEYDTNVPPGESEQIVRAARERGVPAELLLLRNEGHDFLRADNRRLFRRAAADWMERHLND, encoded by the coding sequence ATGGCTCCAGACGCACGGAATCCGCTGATCGAAGAGCGGCGCGGGCGACAGCCGCGGACCGCTCCCGCCGCACCCGCCCGGGCCGCTGCCGTGCCGACCGGCACGCCGGGGCCGCCGGGCCGCCCCGCGTCCGGCGGGCCTCCGCCGTTCACGTCGACGGCGCCGGCCACGGTGCCGCTGCCGGACGCCCGGGGGCTGAGGGACGCGCCGGCGCCGCTGGTGGTGCACGGCTGCTGGTACCCGTCGGCCGACCCCACCGGCGAACACGTGGCGTTCATCTGCGACCGCGGCGGCGTCCCGCAGCTGTGGACCTCGACGGCCGACGGCACCGAGGCCCACCTCCTGGACTCCGATCCCGACCCGGTGACGGAGGTGTCCTGGTCACCGGACGGGCACTGGATCGCGTACACCTCCGCCCCGGGCGGCGGCGAGCACACCCGGGTGCTCTGCGTACGCCCCGACGGCACCGGCCGCAGGGTGCTCGCGGGCGCCGAGCCCGGCCAGTTCGCCCACCTGGGCTGCTGGACCCGCGACGGCGCGGCGCTGGCCGTCACGGTCGCCGAACCGGCCGCCGCACCCCTCGAACACGGCCCGGCCGCCCACGTGCCGGACGAAGCCCCCACCGACGTGTACGCGGCTGCCCCGCCCCCGGGCTGGGCGGAGCGGGACGGCCGCGCGACCCTGCTCGGCGCCGGGGGCCGGGGTGAGGCGGGACCGGCAGCCCCTCCGGCGAACGGCGGGCTGGCCGCCTACCTCGTCGACCCCGAGGGGACGGTCGCCCCCGTCCTGCTGGCCGCCGAGGCCGGGGCCGCCTCCCTGCGGGTGTGCGACATCAGCGCGGACGGCCGGCTCGCGCTCCTGCGGCACGGGCCGCGCGGACGGCGTGAGGCGATGGTGGTGCGGACCGCCGACGCGCGGACCGCCGGCGTGGTGCCGGTGGCCGACGGCGATCCGTGGATCGGCCGCTTCGCACCCGACGCGCGGACCCTGTGGCTGCGCAGCGACGCGGACCGCGAGTTGCCGGTCCTCCTGGCCGCCACGCTGGGTGCCGACGGCGAGTGTCTGGGCCTTCGCGCCGCGGCCGAACGCGAGGCCGCGGGCCTCGAACTGCTGACCGTCTGCGCCGACGGCACCTCCGCCGTACTGGCCTGGAACGTGCACGGTGCCAGTGAGCTGGAAACGGTCGCGCTGCCCGGCGCGGGAGACGGCGGCGCGTCGTCGGCCCGGGCCGTGCCGCTGCCGCACGAAGTCGTCACCCGTATCGCCGCGTCAGGCCCGGACGGCATGTTCCTCGCCCTCTCCGGTTCCCGGCGCAGGCCGGGCGTGTGGCGGCTCCCCGACGGCGCGACGCCCGTACGCACCGGGTGGTCCGCGCGCGACGAGGACGCCGCGCCGCCGGGACGCCCTCCGGTGCGGCCCGAACCGGTCCGCCTGCGGGCCCGCGACGGACTTCCGCTCGGCGGCTGGTACTACCGGGCGCCGGGCCGCGATCCCGGCCGCCCGGCGCCGTGCGTGATCCACCTGCACGGCGGGCCGGAGGAACAGGAACGGCCGGTGTTCAATCCGCTGTACCACGAACTGCTCGGACGCGGACTGGACGTCTTCGCGCCGGATGTCCGCGGCTCGTCGGGCTGGGGCCGCTCCTTCGTGGACGCCGATCTGGGCACCGGGCGGTTCGCGGCCATCGACGACGTCGCGGACTGCGCCGCGCACGCCGTCGGTGCCGGACTCGCCGACCCCACGCGGCTGGCGGTGATGGGACGTTCGTACGGCGGCTATCTGGTGCTGGCGTCCCTGGTGTGGCACCCGGACCTGTTCCGTACCGGGGTCGCGGTCTGCGGCATGTCGGACTTCGCCACGTTCTTCGCCGGGACCGAGCAGTGGATCGCGCAGTCGGCGGCGGCCAAGTACGGCCATCCCGAACACGACCGGGAACTCCTGCGGGCGCTGTCCCCCATGAGCCGCGTCGACGCCCTGCGGGCCCCGCTGCTGGCCGTCCACGGTGAATACGACACGAACGTCCCGCCCGGCGAGTCGGAGCAGATCGTACGAGCGGCTCGCGAACGGGGCGTCCCGGCGGAGCTGCTGCTGCTGCGCAACGAGGGGCACGACTTCCTGCGGGCGGACAACCGGCGGCTGTTCCGCCGCGCCGCGGCCGACTGGATGGAACGACACCTCAACGACTGA
- a CDS encoding N-acetylglutaminylglutamine amidotransferase, with the protein MCGLSGEIRFDGGRPDISGVERMTDRLAARGPDGRGLWSQGAVALGHRRLKIIDLSEHGAQPMTDAESRLTGVFNGCIYNYRELRGKLERLGHRFFSTSDTEVLLKAYRQWGADCVDHLLGMFAFALVEQDTGRLVLGRDRLGIKPLYLAGETGRLRFASSLPALLAGGGVDTSLDPQAVHQYLSWHATVAAPRTVLAGVRKLPPATVRTVEPDGRHQDHCYWQPSYTRRPEHAGMDAADWCDAVRDALRTAVRRRMVADVPVGVLLSGGLDSSLIVALLADEGQADLATFSIGFESENGEEGDEFTYSDLVAKEFATDHHQLMVPSDRVSAGLDGAIAAMSEPMVSHDTVAFHLLSEQVAKQLSVVQSGQGADEIFAGYHWYPDLAAAPREREPETYADVYFDRPHADLARMLQPHMLAGHDVSGDFVRAHMAEPGAETALDAALRLDTHVMMIDDPVKRVDNMTMDWGLEARVPFLDHELVELAAACPPGLKLAQDGKGVLKDIGRQVLPHSVVDRPKGYFPVPAIRHMAGPVLDRVREALSAPEARRRGIFRESYVSELLAAPDTHRTKRGANALWQVALLEIWLQTHGIR; encoded by the coding sequence ATGTGCGGACTGAGCGGAGAGATCCGGTTCGACGGCGGGCGCCCCGACATCTCCGGGGTCGAACGCATGACAGACCGGCTGGCGGCGCGTGGTCCCGACGGACGGGGGCTGTGGTCACAGGGCGCGGTGGCTCTGGGGCACCGCAGACTCAAGATCATCGACCTGTCCGAGCACGGCGCCCAGCCCATGACCGATGCGGAAAGCCGGCTCACCGGCGTCTTCAACGGCTGCATCTACAACTACCGTGAACTCCGCGGGAAGCTGGAGCGCCTCGGGCACCGCTTCTTCTCCACCTCGGACACCGAAGTGCTCCTCAAGGCCTACCGGCAGTGGGGCGCAGACTGCGTCGACCACCTCCTGGGGATGTTCGCCTTCGCCCTGGTCGAGCAAGACACCGGGCGTCTGGTGCTGGGCCGCGACCGGCTCGGCATCAAGCCGCTGTACCTGGCCGGGGAGACGGGCCGGCTGCGATTCGCCTCGTCCCTGCCGGCGCTGCTCGCGGGCGGCGGGGTGGACACCTCCCTCGATCCGCAGGCGGTGCACCAGTACCTGAGCTGGCACGCCACCGTGGCCGCGCCGCGGACCGTACTCGCCGGCGTGCGCAAACTTCCCCCCGCCACCGTCCGGACCGTGGAACCGGACGGCAGGCACCAGGACCACTGCTACTGGCAGCCGTCGTACACCCGAAGACCCGAGCACGCGGGCATGGACGCGGCCGACTGGTGCGACGCGGTACGGGACGCGCTGCGCACGGCCGTACGCCGCCGCATGGTGGCGGACGTGCCGGTGGGCGTCCTCCTGTCGGGCGGCCTGGATTCCAGCCTGATCGTGGCCCTGCTGGCCGACGAGGGTCAGGCGGACCTGGCGACCTTCAGTATCGGCTTCGAGTCGGAGAACGGGGAGGAGGGCGACGAGTTCACCTACTCGGACCTGGTGGCCAAGGAGTTCGCCACCGACCACCACCAGCTCATGGTCCCCTCCGACCGCGTGTCCGCCGGCCTGGACGGGGCGATCGCGGCCATGAGCGAGCCCATGGTCAGCCATGACACGGTCGCCTTCCACCTGCTTTCCGAGCAGGTCGCCAAGCAGCTGAGCGTCGTACAGAGCGGACAGGGCGCGGACGAGATCTTCGCCGGCTACCACTGGTACCCCGACCTGGCGGCCGCCCCGCGCGAGCGGGAGCCCGAGACGTACGCCGACGTGTACTTCGACCGGCCGCACGCGGACCTCGCCCGGATGCTGCAACCGCACATGCTGGCCGGCCACGACGTCTCCGGCGACTTCGTCCGGGCCCATATGGCGGAGCCGGGCGCCGAGACCGCACTCGACGCGGCCCTGCGGCTGGACACCCACGTCATGATGATCGACGACCCGGTCAAGCGCGTCGACAACATGACCATGGACTGGGGCCTGGAGGCCCGCGTGCCGTTCCTCGACCACGAGCTGGTCGAACTGGCCGCCGCCTGCCCGCCCGGGCTCAAGCTCGCGCAGGACGGCAAAGGCGTGCTCAAGGACATCGGCCGTCAGGTGCTGCCCCACTCGGTCGTCGACCGGCCCAAGGGGTACTTCCCGGTCCCCGCGATCCGGCACATGGCCGGACCGGTCCTCGACCGGGTGCGCGAGGCGCTGTCCGCTCCCGAGGCCCGGCGGCGCGGCATCTTCCGCGAGTCGTACGTGAGCGAACTCCTGGCGGCGCCCGACACCCACCGGACCAAGCGGGGAGCCAACGCCCTGTGGCAGGTAGCTTTGCTGGAGATATGGCTCCAGACGCACGGAATCCGCTGA
- a CDS encoding oxygenase MpaB family protein, with protein MDVSPPVLSSLRSRIGSDLFSRVAGPRGADTRARIHGTPGPRWFGPDRPIRAVHGDASMFIGGLSALLLQSLHPLAMAAVAAHSGYRGDPWGRLQRTSTFLAVTTYGTAQDAQQAVDQVRAVHERVRGTTAAGEPYHAADPHLLMWVHVAEVDSFLRAHQLYGAHPLDADGCDAYVSDTSRVAAALGVSDPPRTRAELAARLDAYRPELRATPEAREAARYILLRPPLPRIARAPYAVLAANAVAMLPPWAREPLGLPRLPALEKTCVRFTGHALTRTIRWAMVPPPPTLPPARSPGAA; from the coding sequence ATGGACGTGTCCCCGCCTGTCCTCTCGTCCCTGCGCTCGCGGATCGGCAGCGACCTGTTCAGCCGCGTCGCCGGTCCCCGTGGCGCGGACACGCGGGCGCGCATTCACGGCACTCCGGGGCCGCGCTGGTTCGGTCCGGACAGGCCCATCCGTGCGGTGCACGGGGATGCCTCGATGTTCATCGGCGGACTGAGTGCCTTGCTGCTGCAATCGCTGCACCCGCTCGCCATGGCCGCCGTCGCGGCCCATTCCGGCTACCGGGGCGATCCGTGGGGCCGGCTCCAGCGCACCAGTACGTTCCTGGCGGTGACGACGTACGGCACGGCGCAGGACGCGCAGCAGGCGGTGGACCAGGTCCGGGCCGTGCACGAACGGGTGAGAGGGACGACCGCCGCCGGGGAGCCGTACCACGCGGCCGACCCGCATCTGCTGATGTGGGTCCACGTTGCCGAAGTCGACAGCTTCCTGCGTGCGCACCAGCTCTACGGTGCCCATCCACTGGACGCCGACGGCTGTGACGCGTACGTCAGCGATACGTCGCGGGTGGCGGCCGCGCTCGGCGTGAGCGACCCGCCGCGCACCCGGGCCGAACTGGCGGCCCGGCTGGACGCCTACCGGCCCGAGCTGCGGGCCACACCGGAGGCCCGCGAGGCGGCCCGTTACATCCTGCTGCGTCCGCCCCTGCCGCGGATCGCCCGGGCGCCCTACGCCGTTCTGGCCGCGAACGCCGTCGCGATGCTTCCGCCCTGGGCCCGCGAGCCGCTCGGGCTGCCCCGACTGCCGGCGCTGGAGAAGACCTGCGTGCGCTTCACCGGACACGCGCTGACCCGGACGATCCGGTGGGCGATGGTGCCACCCCCGCCCACGCTGCCGCCCGCGCGCTCTCCGGGCGCGGCCTGA
- a CDS encoding DoxX family protein yields MAQINRRDLGLLVLRAGTGVVLAAHGTQKLLGWFGGGGVEGTATAMEHMGFSPGRQSAVAAGLGEAGGGVLLALGLATPAAGAAAAGAMAGAVAVHAPAGFFAQSGGYEYPAFLGFTAAAIGLAGPGRYSLDHAMGHHFDQPWTVALAFTGCALAAAGVLTKRRKAQTEDAAGDAT; encoded by the coding sequence ATGGCTCAGATCAACCGACGCGACCTCGGCCTGCTCGTGCTGCGCGCGGGCACCGGCGTCGTGCTGGCGGCGCACGGCACGCAGAAGCTGCTCGGCTGGTTCGGCGGCGGAGGCGTGGAGGGCACCGCTACGGCCATGGAGCACATGGGCTTCAGCCCCGGACGGCAGAGCGCGGTGGCGGCCGGGCTCGGCGAGGCGGGCGGTGGGGTGCTGCTGGCCCTCGGGCTCGCGACTCCTGCGGCTGGCGCGGCGGCGGCCGGAGCCATGGCCGGGGCCGTCGCCGTACACGCGCCCGCTGGGTTCTTCGCCCAGTCGGGCGGCTACGAGTACCCCGCGTTCCTCGGCTTCACCGCGGCCGCCATCGGCCTCGCCGGGCCCGGCCGCTACTCGCTGGACCACGCCATGGGCCACCACTTCGACCAGCCCTGGACCGTGGCACTGGCCTTCACCGGGTGCGCGCTCGCGGCGGCCGGTGTCCTCACCAAGCGCCGCAAGGCACAGACGGAGGACGCGGCCGGCGACGCGACGTAG
- a CDS encoding sulfite exporter TauE/SafE family protein: MDITLWQCAALAAASALVGFSKTAVSGANTVSLAVFAAVLPARESTGVLLPILIAGDLIAVLVYRRHAHWPTLLRLFPAVAVGVVGGAVFMLWADDDAVRTSIGAILLLMAGVTLWRRRAPAGAGPVAGSGSGPGAPAPPNPPEADAGPGGGRFKARSYGVLGGFTTMVANAGGPVMSLYLLSAGFQKLGFLGTSAWFFLIVNTSKVPFSVGLGLIDGRSLLLDAALVLFVVPGAWLGRACVDRINQRLFERLVIAATVLGGLQLLLR, from the coding sequence ATGGACATCACCCTGTGGCAGTGCGCGGCGCTGGCCGCCGCGTCGGCCCTGGTCGGCTTCTCCAAGACGGCCGTCAGCGGCGCCAACACGGTCAGCCTCGCGGTCTTCGCCGCCGTGCTGCCGGCGCGCGAATCGACCGGCGTACTGCTGCCGATCCTCATCGCCGGGGACCTCATCGCGGTCCTCGTCTACCGGCGGCACGCCCACTGGCCGACGCTGCTGAGGCTGTTCCCTGCGGTCGCGGTGGGGGTGGTGGGGGGCGCGGTCTTCATGCTGTGGGCCGACGACGACGCCGTACGCACGTCGATCGGCGCGATCCTGCTGCTCATGGCCGGGGTCACGCTGTGGCGCCGCCGCGCACCGGCCGGGGCGGGGCCCGTGGCCGGGTCCGGGTCAGGCCCAGGTGCTCCCGCGCCGCCCAACCCCCCGGAGGCGGACGCGGGGCCGGGCGGTGGCCGCTTCAAGGCCCGTTCGTACGGTGTGCTCGGTGGGTTCACCACGATGGTCGCCAACGCGGGCGGCCCGGTCATGTCGCTCTACCTGCTCTCCGCGGGCTTCCAAAAGCTCGGCTTCCTCGGCACGTCCGCGTGGTTCTTCCTGATCGTCAACACCTCGAAGGTGCCGTTCAGCGTCGGTCTGGGGCTGATCGACGGGCGGTCCCTGCTGCTGGACGCGGCCCTCGTGCTGTTCGTCGTCCCGGGCGCCTGGCTCGGACGCGCGTGCGTCGACCGGATCAACCAGCGGCTCTTCGAGCGGCTGGTGATCGCGGCCACCGTGCTCGGCGGCCTTCAGCTGTTGCTGCGCTGA